In Halapricum desulfuricans, a single window of DNA contains:
- the purD gene encoding phosphoribosylamine--glycine ligase: MTETVLLVGGGGREHAIARALSGSDCALYACAGNRNPGIARLADGFEALDTTHPRAVTTYARRVEADLAVIGPEAPLEAGVADALDDAGVYAFGPHEAEARIETDKAFQRRFMRERDIPGFPEFETFEDMDAACEYIDTYDGDLAIKPAGLTGGKGVRVMGEQVDAEEAKAYLRDSDYDRVVLEERLVGEEFTVQALVANGEVRVTPAVQDHKRAYEGDEGPNTGGMGSYSDGTLELPFMDHEDYMDAVEIIEATAEALAGYKGVLYGQFMLTADGVKVVEFNARFGDPEAMNTLPVLNTDFLDVLVAARDGESLPQLSFEPNATVCKYAVPEGYPTEPEAGAKVTVDEAGAREIASEYDGEALLYYASVDEREDGIYTTTSRSFAVVGVADEIAAAEEIAEAVLNEAGEDGLRVRHDIGTAELIQRRIDHVAELRG; encoded by the coding sequence ATGACAGAGACTGTACTGCTGGTCGGGGGCGGCGGCCGCGAGCACGCGATCGCACGCGCGCTGTCCGGGTCCGACTGTGCCCTGTACGCTTGTGCCGGCAACAGGAATCCCGGGATCGCCCGACTCGCCGACGGGTTCGAGGCGCTCGATACGACCCATCCGCGCGCGGTGACGACCTACGCCCGGCGCGTCGAGGCCGATCTGGCGGTCATCGGACCCGAGGCCCCGCTCGAGGCGGGCGTCGCCGACGCGCTCGACGACGCCGGCGTCTACGCGTTCGGCCCGCACGAGGCCGAAGCGCGCATCGAGACCGACAAGGCGTTCCAGCGGCGGTTCATGCGCGAGCGCGACATCCCCGGTTTCCCCGAATTCGAGACCTTCGAGGACATGGACGCCGCCTGCGAGTACATCGACACCTACGACGGCGATCTGGCGATCAAACCCGCAGGCCTGACCGGCGGGAAGGGCGTCCGGGTCATGGGCGAGCAGGTCGACGCCGAAGAAGCCAAGGCGTATCTCCGGGACTCCGATTACGATCGCGTGGTGCTCGAGGAACGGCTCGTCGGCGAGGAGTTCACCGTCCAGGCGCTGGTGGCCAACGGCGAGGTGCGCGTGACGCCCGCCGTGCAGGACCACAAGCGCGCCTACGAGGGCGACGAAGGCCCCAACACCGGCGGAATGGGGTCGTACTCCGACGGCACGCTTGAGTTGCCGTTCATGGACCACGAGGACTACATGGACGCCGTCGAGATCATCGAGGCGACCGCCGAGGCGCTTGCGGGGTACAAGGGCGTCCTCTACGGGCAGTTCATGCTCACCGCCGACGGCGTCAAGGTCGTGGAGTTCAACGCCCGCTTCGGCGATCCCGAGGCGATGAACACCCTGCCCGTGCTCAATACGGACTTCCTCGACGTGCTGGTAGCCGCCCGCGACGGCGAGTCGCTGCCGCAGCTGTCCTTCGAGCCGAACGCCACCGTCTGCAAGTACGCCGTCCCGGAGGGGTATCCGACCGAACCGGAAGCCGGAGCGAAGGTGACCGTCGACGAGGCGGGCGCGCGAGAGATCGCCAGCGAGTACGACGGCGAGGCGTTGCTGTACTACGCCAGCGTCGACGAGCGCGAGGACGGGATCTACACGACGACCTCTCGGTCGTTCGCGGTCGTCGGCGTCGCCGATGAGATCGCCGCGGCCGAGGAGATCGCCGAGGCGGTCCTGAACGAGGCCGGCGAAGACGGATTGCGCGTCCGCCACGACATCGGCACCGCCGAGTTGATCCAGCGGCGGATCGATCACGTGGCCGAGTTGCGCGGGTAG
- a CDS encoding DUF7838 family putative zinc beta-ribbon protein, which produces MSITQKQHCPSCEEQRTFMQVATTNLNVGEKTKWRCQECGYRAVRIGSAVDTVTA; this is translated from the coding sequence ATGTCGATCACTCAGAAACAGCACTGTCCGTCCTGTGAAGAACAACGAACGTTCATGCAGGTTGCGACGACGAACCTGAACGTCGGCGAGAAAACCAAGTGGCGCTGTCAGGAGTGCGGGTACCGGGCCGTTCGGATCGGCTCCGCCGTCGATACGGTGACTGCGTGA
- a CDS encoding MBL fold metallo-hydrolase, whose amino-acid sequence MITNLAAGEQVFTSNVFLVTGDRTVLIDVGNDFDVCGAVREHVEDIDAVVLTHTHPDHVGNLERVVETFEVEVWGYDPDQAGVDHAIADGETVRIGDDAYTALHTPGHKDDHLCFFAAGPGVLFAGDLIFANGGFGRTDLADGDRELLIESIERVRETTDETLAALYCGHGPSVEDRPYEHVELAAQAARFG is encoded by the coding sequence ATGATAACGAACCTCGCGGCTGGCGAACAGGTCTTTACGAGCAACGTCTTTCTCGTCACTGGCGACCGAACCGTCCTGATCGACGTCGGCAACGACTTCGATGTCTGTGGGGCCGTGCGCGAGCACGTCGAGGACATCGACGCGGTGGTGCTCACCCACACCCACCCCGATCACGTCGGGAACCTCGAACGCGTCGTCGAGACCTTCGAGGTCGAGGTCTGGGGGTACGACCCCGACCAGGCGGGCGTCGATCACGCTATCGCGGACGGCGAGACGGTCCGGATCGGCGACGACGCCTACACCGCGTTGCACACGCCGGGCCACAAGGACGATCACCTCTGCTTTTTCGCAGCGGGACCGGGTGTCCTGTTCGCGGGCGATCTGATCTTCGCCAACGGCGGGTTCGGCCGGACCGACCTCGCGGACGGCGATCGGGAGTTGTTGATCGAGAGTATCGAGCGAGTTCGGGAGACGACCGACGAGACGCTCGCGGCGTTGTATTGTGGCCACGGCCCGAGCGTCGAGGACCGTCCGTACGAACACGTCGAACTCGCGGCCCAGGCCGCCCGGTTCGGGTAG
- a CDS encoding alpha/beta fold hydrolase, whose translation MWNWQRQDFEDSYHLIIPDNRGTGTSSEPAGPYTIDERLAPSPETRL comes from the coding sequence ATGTGGAACTGGCAACGTCAGGACTTCGAAGACAGCTACCATCTCATCATTCCCGACAACCGCGGGACCGGCACGTCGAGCGAACCGGCCGGCCCGTACACGATCGACGAGCGTCTCGCCCCCAGCCCCGAGACGAGACTTTAA
- a CDS encoding iron transporter: MNRRTFLQAGSVGLAGGLAGCSDLFAQRSTARIPPVLDDRPDAVYRPTHIEGMNMIGTETVGDRTVGLFYSFPHRFWTVAGTTSRVEIRDAHSVHLMASMWDRETETVVPVLDRPRFAVSRNGDSVDEKRAWPMLSQNMGFHFGENIALEGDGTYTVEVGVLPIGIETVGAFDGRFESEHTATFTFDFAESDLEAISFEEYPGAAGERAAVDPMAMEMPLSYAPPVEELPGSPATVGSVGDAEFVATVVGETLIVSPRTPYNRFSIPGFALSATVESVGFDDILTSAIGPTLGAHYRADLDDQPASGDTVTVTVDGPNSLSRHEGYETAFLERGSASTTL; the protein is encoded by the coding sequence ATGAACCGACGCACGTTCCTGCAGGCGGGGTCCGTCGGCCTCGCCGGCGGGCTGGCCGGCTGTAGCGACCTGTTCGCACAGCGATCGACGGCTCGTATCCCGCCCGTCCTCGACGATCGGCCCGACGCCGTCTACCGGCCGACGCACATCGAGGGCATGAACATGATCGGGACTGAGACCGTCGGAGACCGCACTGTCGGTCTCTTCTACTCGTTTCCCCACCGGTTCTGGACGGTCGCAGGGACCACCAGCCGCGTCGAGATCCGGGACGCCCACAGCGTTCACCTGATGGCCTCGATGTGGGACCGAGAGACCGAGACGGTGGTTCCGGTGCTGGATCGGCCGCGGTTTGCCGTCTCCCGAAACGGCGACAGCGTCGACGAAAAGCGCGCCTGGCCGATGCTCAGCCAGAACATGGGCTTTCACTTCGGGGAGAACATCGCGCTCGAGGGCGACGGTACCTACACCGTCGAGGTCGGGGTCCTGCCGATCGGGATCGAGACGGTCGGCGCGTTCGACGGCCGCTTCGAGTCCGAACACACGGCGACGTTCACGTTCGACTTTGCCGAGAGCGATCTCGAGGCGATCTCCTTCGAGGAATACCCGGGTGCAGCCGGCGAGCGCGCGGCCGTCGATCCCATGGCGATGGAGATGCCGCTGTCGTATGCACCCCCTGTCGAGGAGTTGCCCGGATCGCCGGCGACCGTCGGCAGCGTCGGCGACGCCGAGTTCGTCGCGACCGTCGTCGGGGAGACGCTGATCGTCTCCCCGCGGACGCCGTACAACCGCTTTTCGATCCCCGGGTTCGCGCTGTCAGCGACTGTCGAGAGCGTCGGGTTCGACGACATCCTCACGAGTGCTATCGGGCCGACGCTCGGCGCCCACTACCGCGCCGACCTCGACGACCAACCCGCGAGCGGCGACACCGTGACGGTAACCGTCGACGGGCCGAACTCGCTGTCCCGCCACGAGGGCTACGAGACGGCGTTTCTCGAACGCGGGTCGGCCTCGACGACGCTGTAG
- a CDS encoding response regulator: MADTIAVLLVDEDTDVLELTQTFLELEDDTISVTTETSARDALDRLESESFDCVVSDYSMPSMSGIEFLQEVRDRVPGLPFFFFTGKDREEVETEAGDIEITGHVRKGTGTERYGELADEIRSAVERS; encoded by the coding sequence ATGGCCGACACGATCGCTGTCTTGCTCGTCGACGAGGACACTGACGTACTCGAGTTGACACAGACGTTTCTGGAACTCGAGGACGACACCATCTCGGTGACGACCGAAACGAGCGCCCGGGACGCGCTCGACCGACTCGAATCCGAATCGTTCGACTGCGTCGTCAGCGACTACTCGATGCCGTCGATGTCCGGAATCGAGTTCCTGCAGGAAGTCCGCGACCGCGTCCCCGGCCTGCCCTTTTTCTTCTTCACAGGTAAGGACCGCGAGGAAGTCGAAACCGAAGCAGGGGACATCGAGATCACCGGCCACGTCCGGAAGGGGACCGGTACCGAGCGGTACGGCGAACTCGCAGACGAGATCAGGTCCGCCGTCGAACGCTCGTAG